In the genome of Brevinematales bacterium, the window CGCGATGCTGGATAAACTGGCGGCGGAAGGATTTATCCGCAAGGTGCGTTCCGACGAGGACGCGCGTTCGCTCCATGTGCATCTCACCGATAAGGGCGATAATGTCGCCGAATTGCATGACGGAATACACGAAGACCTTGCCGATCATTTTACCGCCAACCTCAACCCCGACGAGACTATCGAGCTCATACGCCTCCTGAATAAAGTCATCCGCACCTTCTGATTTTTATAAAAAATATTTCCGTAAAGGCATTGACATGGTTTATGGATTTCATTATAATTA includes:
- a CDS encoding MarR family transcriptional regulator: METQYSLLDIIRILTRNLSEHEEKLLGDIGLGSLSPGKIRCLDFIAQMKNPTPTELAAALNITKPSVTAMLDKLAAEGFIRKVRSDEDARSLHVHLTDKGDNVAELHDGIHEDLADHFTANLNPDETIELIRLLNKVIRTF